From a single Paenibacillus sp. FSL W8-0426 genomic region:
- a CDS encoding GNAT family N-acetyltransferase, with protein MSNNVEAPVLTIRECELRDAEAVTGLMREVCYPTTANVMRERIQGLENNPNACMLVAEVDEQIIGMIGLQCVQSHAYPEPAAQITSLIVGQKHRGGGIGRRLMSHAEDWGRKQGGKQLFVTGANRDVASSAYSFYEHIGFQKRGYRFSKVLL; from the coding sequence ATGTCCAATAATGTAGAGGCTCCTGTACTGACGATCCGGGAATGTGAACTTCGCGATGCTGAAGCGGTAACGGGACTGATGAGAGAGGTCTGCTATCCGACAACGGCCAATGTCATGAGAGAGCGTATTCAGGGTTTGGAAAACAATCCGAACGCGTGCATGCTTGTTGCCGAAGTGGATGAACAAATTATTGGGATGATCGGCTTGCAGTGCGTGCAAAGCCATGCTTATCCGGAACCGGCTGCCCAGATTACTTCCTTGATCGTAGGCCAGAAGCATCGTGGTGGCGGAATTGGCCGCCGTCTGATGTCGCATGCCGAGGATTGGGGCAGGAAACAAGGCGGCAAACAGCTATTTGTTACTGGCGCCAATCGTGATGTGGCTTCTTCTGCGTACAGCTTCTACGAGCATATCGGTTTTCAGAAGAGAGGCTATCGTTTCAGTAAGGTTCTTTTATAG
- the purT gene encoding formate-dependent phosphoribosylglycinamide formyltransferase — MWGAPFTAQAKKMLLLGSGELGKEVVIEAQRLGVETIAVDRYENAPAMQVAHRSYCINMLDADELKRIIRKEQPHYIVPEIEAIATEALLELEEEGFCVVPTARAARLTMDREGIRRLAAEQLGLPTAAYRFADSLDELHEAVRKLGTPCVIKPLMSSSGKGQSVCHTLDDVQDCWNIALSGARGKSVRVIVESFVKFDSEITLLTVRSVSGTVFCPPIGHIQKDGDYVESWQPHAMTAEQWEQACHIAKTVTDELGGYGLFGVELFLTAEGVVFSEVSPRPHDTGMVTMVTQDNSEFALHVRAILGFPVTDVHLLTPGASATLKANDETADFAIKGMEEALALPRTQIRVFGKPETKVGRRMAVALSAAQDVQEARKTAVQAANMLKVEVNHVQ; from the coding sequence ATGTGGGGTGCTCCTTTTACGGCTCAAGCCAAAAAGATGCTGCTTTTGGGCAGTGGTGAATTGGGGAAAGAGGTCGTTATCGAGGCCCAGAGACTCGGTGTGGAAACGATCGCGGTAGATCGCTACGAGAATGCACCCGCGATGCAGGTTGCTCACCGGTCCTATTGCATCAATATGTTGGATGCCGATGAACTGAAACGAATCATTCGCAAGGAACAGCCTCACTATATTGTGCCGGAGATTGAAGCTATTGCGACGGAAGCTTTGCTCGAACTGGAGGAAGAAGGATTTTGCGTCGTTCCGACAGCAAGAGCTGCCCGTTTGACGATGGATCGCGAAGGCATTCGCCGTCTTGCGGCAGAACAGCTTGGATTGCCGACAGCTGCATATCGTTTTGCCGACAGTCTGGACGAGCTTCACGAAGCGGTTCGCAAGTTGGGAACGCCGTGCGTGATCAAACCGCTGATGAGCTCTTCAGGCAAAGGCCAGAGCGTTTGCCATACGCTGGACGACGTGCAGGATTGCTGGAACATTGCCCTATCGGGGGCACGCGGCAAATCCGTACGCGTCATTGTGGAGAGCTTTGTTAAGTTTGACAGCGAGATTACATTGCTGACGGTAAGGTCCGTCTCGGGTACGGTTTTCTGCCCGCCCATCGGACATATTCAGAAGGATGGGGATTATGTCGAATCTTGGCAGCCTCATGCCATGACAGCCGAGCAGTGGGAACAGGCTTGCCACATTGCCAAAACGGTGACCGATGAGCTTGGCGGTTACGGTTTGTTCGGCGTCGAACTGTTCCTTACGGCCGAAGGCGTCGTGTTCAGCGAGGTATCTCCTCGTCCGCACGATACGGGCATGGTTACGATGGTCACGCAGGACAACTCCGAGTTTGCGCTCCATGTTCGCGCGATTCTTGGGTTTCCGGTGACAGATGTACACCTGCTTACACCTGGAGCCTCGGCTACATTGAAGGCTAATGATGAAACCGCCGATTTTGCAATCAAAGGTATGGAAGAAGCACTCGCTTTGCCGCGCACGCAAATCCGCGTGTTTGGCAAACCTGAGACCAAAGTAGGGCGCCGAATGGCAGTAGCACTGAGTGCAGCCCAGGATGTGCAAGAAGCTCGAAAAACAGCGGTACAAGCCGCAAATATGCTGAAAGTGGAGGTAAATCATGTCCAATAA
- a CDS encoding CAP domain-containing protein → MKKNWLKTVAAGSLTAALAVGIMLPASAAAANPTTYTTSTVTYKITDAASLKAVLEQWKKQIEEQLNQGTTAQKPADQTTETTKPAKPANPTPAKPSDNGSTSNNGSNNGSTAGNTGNNNSNSGSETSQSDFAAQVVKLVNAERAKAGLSALTSDALLNKVAVAKVKDMSDNNYFDHQSPTYGSPFDMMKQFGVTYKAAGENIAKGQKTPQEVVTAWMNSDGHRKNILSASFTHIGVGYYNGYWAQEFIGK, encoded by the coding sequence TTGAAGAAAAACTGGTTGAAAACTGTTGCTGCTGGAAGTCTGACAGCTGCACTGGCGGTGGGAATTATGCTGCCGGCCTCTGCTGCTGCTGCAAATCCAACCACATATACTACTTCTACGGTCACTTATAAAATTACGGATGCGGCAAGCTTGAAAGCTGTCCTGGAACAATGGAAGAAACAAATCGAAGAACAGCTCAATCAAGGAACGACAGCTCAAAAACCGGCGGATCAAACAACGGAAACAACAAAGCCGGCTAAACCAGCTAATCCAACACCTGCGAAACCTTCCGATAACGGAAGTACATCAAATAACGGCAGCAACAATGGAAGCACTGCAGGCAACACAGGCAACAATAACAGCAACAGCGGAAGCGAAACGTCCCAATCCGACTTTGCTGCGCAAGTGGTCAAGCTGGTGAATGCAGAGCGTGCCAAAGCTGGTCTTAGTGCTCTGACTTCGGATGCATTGTTGAACAAAGTCGCTGTAGCCAAAGTGAAAGACATGAGCGACAACAACTACTTCGATCATCAATCGCCGACATATGGTTCGCCATTCGACATGATGAAACAATTCGGAGTAACGTATAAAGCCGCTGGCGAAAACATCGCAAAAGGCCAAAAAACGCCTCAGGAAGTCGTGACTGCATGGATGAACAGTGACGGTCACCGCAAAAACATTTTGAGCGCCAGCTTCACGCACATCGGCGTGGGATACTACAATGGATACTGGGCACAGGAATTCATCGGCAAATAA
- a CDS encoding ABC transporter ATP-binding protein, producing the protein MSSETAAVRRETKGVSDKKLNERFVYQDDEVIEKPFNWKEFGRLFGYMKPYARQLLPLILLMMILGTVTKLSVPFLTSLAIDKAIAPASGAPSMNLLYLIGGAILVLYIIQWAANTYRIKWTNIIGQRVIYDLRSDLFKHIQKLSFNFFDKRPAGSVLVRVTNDINSLQDLFTNGAVNVMIDCVQLLGIIVILLFINWKLGLAVIITVPIMFIISTKLRVLIRRAWQDVRMKNSRINSHLNESIQGIRVTQAYTQEKENMKYFDNMNLSSKKSWDKASAMNQGFGPLIEITGGFGTLILFWFGAYLIQHGHLTVGLLVAFANYVGNFWDPINRLGQMYNQLLVAMASSERIFEFMDEQPSIADKPGAKPLPSIKGDIVFDNVVFEYEKGRQALKGISFKAEAGQSIALVGHTGSGKSTIINLISRFYDITSGRLTIDGHDVRDITVESLRSQIGIVLQDTFIFSGTIRDNIRFGRLDATDEEIEQAAKAVNAHEFIMKLPGGYDTEVEERGNVLSMGQRQLLSFARALLADPRILILDEATASIDTETELKIQDALKLLLKGRTSFMVAHRLSTIRNADNIIVLDHGEIKEEGNHEQLIQKQGIYSGLIEAQYRFL; encoded by the coding sequence ATGAGTTCCGAAACGGCGGCAGTCAGGCGCGAGACGAAAGGGGTCTCCGACAAAAAACTGAATGAACGTTTTGTTTATCAGGACGATGAAGTAATAGAAAAGCCATTTAATTGGAAGGAATTCGGGCGGTTGTTTGGTTACATGAAGCCTTACGCCAGACAGCTGCTGCCTCTCATCTTGTTGATGATGATTTTAGGGACGGTTACGAAGTTGTCGGTTCCGTTCCTGACGAGTCTGGCCATCGATAAGGCGATTGCACCCGCTTCAGGTGCGCCGAGCATGAATCTCCTCTATTTGATCGGGGGAGCCATCCTCGTATTGTATATCATTCAGTGGGCGGCCAATACCTATCGCATCAAATGGACGAATATTATCGGTCAGCGCGTCATCTATGACCTTCGTTCGGATTTGTTCAAACATATCCAGAAGCTTTCATTCAACTTTTTCGACAAAAGACCGGCAGGCTCGGTGTTGGTACGGGTAACGAATGACATCAACTCCTTGCAGGACCTGTTTACGAACGGTGCGGTCAACGTCATGATTGACTGCGTGCAGCTTCTCGGCATCATCGTGATCCTGTTGTTCATTAACTGGAAACTGGGTCTGGCAGTCATCATTACCGTACCGATCATGTTCATCATTTCCACGAAGCTTCGCGTCCTGATTCGACGGGCATGGCAGGATGTTCGCATGAAGAACTCCCGCATTAACTCCCACTTGAACGAGTCCATTCAAGGGATTCGTGTCACTCAGGCGTATACGCAGGAAAAAGAGAACATGAAATATTTCGACAACATGAACTTGTCGAGCAAAAAATCCTGGGACAAAGCGTCCGCGATGAACCAGGGGTTTGGGCCGCTGATCGAGATTACGGGCGGTTTCGGAACATTGATCCTGTTCTGGTTCGGTGCCTATCTCATTCAACATGGCCACCTGACCGTCGGTTTGCTTGTTGCCTTTGCCAACTATGTCGGCAACTTCTGGGACCCGATCAACCGGCTCGGCCAAATGTATAACCAACTGCTCGTCGCCATGGCTTCATCGGAGCGTATCTTCGAATTTATGGACGAACAGCCAAGCATCGCGGATAAACCGGGAGCCAAACCGCTTCCTTCCATCAAAGGGGACATCGTGTTTGATAACGTCGTCTTTGAATACGAGAAAGGTCGCCAGGCACTGAAAGGCATCAGCTTCAAAGCCGAGGCCGGCCAGTCGATTGCCCTTGTCGGGCATACCGGTTCGGGAAAAAGCACGATCATCAACCTGATCAGCCGTTTCTATGATATTACGAGCGGTCGCCTGACCATTGACGGGCATGATGTGCGGGACATTACGGTGGAGAGCTTGCGAAGCCAGATCGGCATCGTGCTGCAGGATACGTTCATTTTCTCCGGGACGATCCGGGACAATATCCGTTTCGGCCGGCTGGATGCCACGGATGAAGAGATCGAGCAGGCTGCAAAAGCCGTTAACGCCCATGAATTCATCATGAAATTGCCTGGCGGCTACGATACGGAAGTCGAAGAACGCGGGAACGTGTTGTCCATGGGGCAGCGACAGCTTCTGTCCTTTGCCCGCGCATTGCTCGCCGATCCTCGCATTCTGATTCTGGATGAGGCGACGGCCAGCATCGATACGGAAACGGAATTGAAAATCCAGGATGCTTTGAAGCTTCTGTTGAAAGGAAGAACGTCGTTCATGGTTGCCCACAGGCTCTCTACGATCCGCAACGCCGATAACATCATCGTGCTTGATCACGGCGAGATCAAGGAAGAAGGAAATCATGAACAATTGATCCAGAAACAAGGGATTTACAGCGGGTTAATCGAAGCCCAATACAGATTTTTGTAA
- a CDS encoding ABC transporter permease has translation MSNIMPLIRNETIKMVKKKRLYIIFIVLAVLVPMFTYAQMKSAENNRDKFGGDWRLELQQAITDNQNSLGSDRVPEEYKKYRTVYIQQMQYYLENDVNPKEPNGVTFTREFMNNAVGLFIPLLIMAIASDLVSGERTTGTIKMLLTRPVKRWKVLLSKLVTLLMFVSIIVVSAYVICYAISGVVFGYKGFGMPIFTGFKIVGTDVDMSGVHAVEQWLYLLMQAGLIWFVSVIVAVLAFMVSVLVRSTAASIVIMMAALIAGTILTSMAASWNSAKYLFMVNLQLPDYLSGGLPPIEGMNLGFSLIVLSVWGIASLVVSFLVFTKRDILN, from the coding sequence TTGAGTAACATCATGCCGCTTATTCGCAACGAAACGATCAAAATGGTGAAGAAAAAACGCCTTTATATCATTTTCATCGTGCTTGCGGTCCTGGTGCCCATGTTTACGTATGCCCAGATGAAATCTGCGGAAAATAACCGCGACAAATTCGGCGGCGATTGGCGTCTGGAGCTTCAGCAAGCCATTACGGACAATCAAAACTCGCTCGGCAGCGATCGCGTGCCGGAAGAATACAAAAAATATCGCACGGTGTATATTCAACAGATGCAGTATTATCTGGAAAACGACGTGAATCCCAAAGAGCCGAACGGCGTAACGTTTACGCGGGAGTTCATGAACAATGCGGTAGGTTTGTTCATTCCGCTGCTCATCATGGCGATCGCTTCGGATCTGGTGTCGGGAGAACGCACGACGGGAACGATTAAAATGCTGCTGACCCGTCCCGTCAAACGATGGAAAGTGCTGCTGAGCAAACTGGTAACGCTGCTCATGTTCGTTTCCATCATCGTTGTGTCTGCATACGTGATATGTTATGCCATTTCGGGCGTGGTCTTCGGATATAAAGGCTTTGGCATGCCGATTTTCACCGGTTTCAAAATTGTCGGCACCGATGTGGACATGTCGGGCGTGCATGCGGTGGAGCAATGGCTGTACTTGCTGATGCAGGCAGGACTAATCTGGTTCGTGAGCGTGATCGTTGCCGTTCTTGCCTTCATGGTGTCGGTGCTTGTTCGCAGTACGGCGGCAAGCATCGTGATCATGATGGCGGCGCTGATCGCGGGAACGATTCTGACCAGCATGGCCGCATCGTGGAATTCCGCCAAATATTTGTTTATGGTTAATTTGCAATTGCCGGATTATTTGTCCGGCGGGCTGCCTCCGATCGAAGGAATGAATTTGGGTTTTTCCCTTATTGTGTTAAGCGTTTGGGGCATAGCGTCATTGGTTGTGTCATTCCTTGTCTTTACGAAACGGGATATCTTGAATTAA
- a CDS encoding dynamin family protein produces MGSAVRDLRARAASLAGGTFTLALFGAFSAGKSSFANALLGEAVLPVSPHPTTAAINRIMAPADGAEHGTARVRMKTRAAFQEDLAYSFRLLGLGEPEADWQKRVKGLSPQDVHPAGRPHYSFLQAAAAGWAETEELLGQEVHVDLEGYRSFVANERKSCFVDSIDLHYSCPVTEQGIVLVDTPGADSVNARHTGVTFNYMKNADALIFVTYYNHAFSQGDRQFLQQLGRVKDSSAMDQMFFVVNASDLASSEEELEQVLDHVSTQLRANGIRSPRLFPVSSLMALESKSDGDADRLARSGFGTFEEEFNRFAGRELADLAVGGAAEELSRVAQRLEQRAQDAAQGEEVLQRRRAELSAGMEQSRVRIEAFAGRTMKEELAQETGELLFHVRQRLGFQLGQFVAEAFHPSVLREDRGNLKAAFAACGRELLRMISVELEQELLATTLRLEQAGKSWIAKQLADCTADLERMLEGMDLSQAFDEQWATPVLKEIRLEEPSGWKSYQSYFRNPKQFFEGDGRRRLQEAIEPVIKQMAADALPAAQEQLVGFYDDRVRASLRHQANLLTERVQEAAAALNETMTSGVPAEEWHNLSVQVMGWRSE; encoded by the coding sequence ATGGGGTCGGCGGTACGGGACTTGCGTGCACGCGCGGCTTCGCTCGCGGGCGGCACGTTCACGCTGGCGCTGTTCGGTGCGTTCAGCGCCGGCAAATCCTCCTTCGCCAACGCGCTGCTCGGCGAAGCTGTGCTGCCTGTCTCGCCGCATCCGACGACGGCGGCGATCAACCGCATCATGGCTCCGGCCGATGGCGCGGAGCATGGAACCGCCCGGGTCCGGATGAAGACCCGGGCCGCCTTCCAGGAGGATTTGGCGTATTCGTTCCGCCTGCTGGGCTTGGGCGAACCGGAAGCCGATTGGCAGAAGCGGGTCAAAGGGCTGTCCCCGCAGGACGTGCATCCGGCGGGACGGCCGCATTACAGCTTCCTCCAAGCCGCCGCCGCAGGCTGGGCGGAGACGGAGGAGCTATTGGGACAGGAGGTACACGTCGACCTGGAGGGGTACCGCAGCTTTGTAGCCAATGAGCGGAAATCCTGTTTCGTCGACAGCATCGACCTCCATTACAGCTGCCCGGTCACCGAACAAGGCATCGTGCTGGTGGACACCCCTGGAGCGGATTCCGTGAATGCGCGGCATACGGGCGTGACCTTCAATTATATGAAGAATGCGGATGCACTCATTTTCGTGACCTATTACAATCACGCGTTTTCGCAGGGAGACCGGCAATTCCTGCAGCAACTGGGACGGGTGAAGGACAGCTCCGCCATGGATCAGATGTTCTTCGTCGTAAATGCCAGTGACCTTGCTTCCTCGGAAGAGGAGCTGGAACAGGTACTTGATCATGTCAGCACTCAGCTTCGCGCCAACGGCATCCGTTCTCCGCGCCTGTTCCCGGTGTCCAGCTTGATGGCATTGGAATCCAAAAGCGACGGCGATGCGGATCGTCTTGCCCGATCCGGGTTTGGCACGTTCGAAGAGGAATTCAACCGTTTTGCCGGACGCGAATTGGCCGATCTGGCCGTGGGCGGGGCTGCCGAAGAGCTGTCCAGAGTGGCGCAGCGTTTGGAGCAGCGCGCACAGGACGCTGCCCAGGGCGAAGAAGTGCTGCAGCGGCGCAGAGCCGAGCTGTCAGCCGGTATGGAGCAGTCCCGAGTTCGGATCGAGGCGTTTGCAGGGCGTACGATGAAGGAGGAGCTTGCGCAGGAAACGGGTGAGCTGTTGTTTCATGTCCGGCAGCGTTTGGGCTTCCAATTGGGCCAGTTTGTGGCTGAAGCCTTCCATCCTTCCGTGTTAAGGGAGGACCGCGGGAACCTGAAGGCGGCTTTTGCTGCTTGCGGCCGCGAACTGCTGCGCATGATTTCCGTGGAATTGGAGCAGGAATTGCTCGCCACGACGCTGCGTCTCGAGCAGGCCGGGAAGTCCTGGATCGCGAAGCAGCTCGCTGACTGCACCGCCGATCTGGAACGAATGCTGGAGGGCATGGATCTGTCGCAGGCGTTTGACGAGCAATGGGCAACGCCCGTGCTGAAAGAGATCCGGTTGGAGGAGCCATCCGGCTGGAAATCATACCAAAGCTATTTCCGTAATCCGAAACAATTTTTCGAAGGTGATGGCAGACGACGATTGCAGGAGGCCATCGAACCGGTCATTAAACAGATGGCTGCGGATGCGCTGCCGGCGGCTCAGGAGCAGCTCGTCGGATTCTACGATGACCGCGTGCGGGCGTCGCTGCGGCATCAAGCCAATCTCTTGACGGAACGGGTGCAAGAAGCGGCAGCCGCCCTGAATGAAACGATGACCAGCGGCGTGCCTGCCGAAGAGTGGCATAACCTGTCCGTACAAGTTATGGGCTGGAGAAGCGAATAG
- a CDS encoding GDSL-type esterase/lipase family protein codes for MKRRTVDSSPWIWRIISTVSVLATLLLLFGFVYAIKDVMFPQGDAGTASGQTSGKPSPSEAAPVQDGKIRMAVIGDSLARGTGDDEGLGFIRRTANLLQQQGHDVQVLNNLGVNGLRTDALLKKLDEQGVRYVLQQANFILLSIGANDLFQGGQVLQGQDPPTPEKLAEVLPETSKRLQDILKKVKEINPQAQISYVGLYNPFGDVKELKVPGNTVVAAWNDAALEILNQEDRMSLVPTFDIFQNHLGEYLSSDHFHPNGDGYQAIAVRIAQEYQNVNETQGGAK; via the coding sequence ATGAAAAGAAGAACGGTGGACTCATCGCCTTGGATTTGGCGGATCATCAGCACGGTGTCCGTTTTGGCTACGCTGCTGTTATTATTCGGATTTGTTTACGCGATCAAGGATGTCATGTTTCCCCAAGGGGACGCCGGAACAGCCTCCGGGCAAACCTCTGGAAAACCGTCCCCAAGCGAAGCCGCACCGGTTCAAGACGGGAAAATTCGCATGGCCGTCATCGGCGATTCGCTTGCACGAGGGACGGGAGATGACGAAGGTCTGGGCTTTATCCGCCGGACCGCAAACCTGCTGCAACAGCAGGGTCATGACGTGCAGGTGCTGAACAATCTTGGCGTTAACGGGCTGAGAACCGATGCTTTGCTGAAAAAGTTGGATGAGCAGGGCGTGCGGTACGTGCTGCAGCAAGCGAATTTTATTTTGTTGTCGATTGGCGCAAATGATCTGTTTCAAGGCGGTCAAGTGCTTCAGGGACAAGATCCGCCAACTCCGGAAAAACTGGCAGAGGTTCTTCCGGAAACCTCCAAACGTTTGCAGGACATTTTAAAAAAAGTAAAAGAAATTAATCCGCAGGCCCAGATTTCCTATGTCGGATTGTATAATCCGTTTGGTGACGTGAAGGAACTCAAGGTTCCCGGGAATACGGTCGTTGCGGCATGGAATGACGCTGCGCTCGAGATTTTGAACCAGGAAGACCGCATGTCGCTGGTGCCGACCTTCGACATTTTCCAGAACCATTTGGGCGAATATCTTTCTTCGGATCATTTCCATCCGAACGGGGACGGTTACCAGGCCATCGCGGTCCGCATTGCACAGGAGTACCAGAACGTCAATGAAACGCAAGGGGGTGCAAAGTGA
- a CDS encoding ABC transporter ATP-binding protein yields the protein MSEQQSVPVLSVQHVKKKIGRKWIIKDVTFDVQPGEIFGFLGPNGAGKTTTIRMLVDLIKPTEGKIMVCGYDVNRDPERALQFVGSIVENPEVYTYLTGWENLEHFARMQPGVDHKRIQEVVDIVRLDQRIHDKVRTYSLGMRQRLGIAQALLGRPRLLILDEPTNGLDPKGIKELRAFIKQLAGEGMAVFVSSHLLSEIQLLCDRVAIISSGKVLAVGGVNELIEDHSRMAIWHLTPLEAGKNMLLEAGITLVDRPAEVMDDTIIAGLGPNAVVAEMDEDQIPALVDRMVREGIRVEGVQRIQPTLEQLFLKMTEGESIE from the coding sequence ATGTCTGAGCAGCAAAGCGTACCGGTGCTCTCCGTTCAGCATGTCAAGAAAAAAATCGGACGCAAATGGATTATCAAAGATGTTACGTTCGATGTGCAGCCTGGGGAAATTTTCGGTTTTTTGGGTCCGAACGGGGCGGGCAAAACGACAACCATCCGTATGCTCGTTGATCTGATCAAACCGACGGAAGGCAAAATTATGGTGTGCGGTTATGACGTGAACCGGGATCCCGAACGGGCACTGCAGTTTGTAGGTTCTATCGTTGAAAATCCCGAAGTGTATACATATTTGACAGGGTGGGAGAACCTGGAGCATTTTGCCCGGATGCAGCCCGGCGTAGATCATAAGCGAATACAGGAAGTTGTCGATATCGTTCGCCTGGACCAGCGGATTCATGATAAAGTAAGAACCTATTCGCTCGGCATGCGCCAGCGCCTGGGCATTGCCCAGGCTTTGCTTGGAAGACCGCGTCTGCTCATTCTCGATGAACCGACCAACGGGCTGGATCCCAAGGGCATAAAGGAGCTTCGCGCATTCATCAAGCAGCTTGCCGGCGAAGGCATGGCCGTGTTCGTCAGCAGCCATCTGTTAAGCGAAATACAATTGCTGTGCGACCGGGTGGCCATCATCAGTTCCGGAAAAGTGCTTGCCGTCGGAGGCGTGAATGAACTGATCGAGGACCATTCCCGCATGGCCATCTGGCATCTGACCCCGCTGGAAGCCGGGAAAAACATGCTGTTGGAAGCCGGGATTACGCTGGTTGACCGACCGGCCGAAGTGATGGACGACACCATTATTGCCGGTTTGGGACCAAATGCCGTCGTCGCCGAAATGGATGAAGATCAAATCCCCGCATTGGTCGACCGGATGGTCCGGGAAGGGATCCGGGTCGAGGGCGTTCAGCGGATTCAGCCGACCCTGGAGCAATTATTCCTTAAAATGACGGAAGGTGAATCCATTGAGTAA
- a CDS encoding ABC transporter ATP-binding protein has product MDVLRQLQTFFWEKRKYLFLSILCLAIATALGLVYPNLLRILIDDVIVPRNFEDVPILALAVLGVVILKAGMQFLHGFFGGRLGNYLAYRLRNACYEKLQFLSFRYYDTAKTGDLMSRLTGDLEAIRNFIGFGFAQILNMFLMVIFGAIMMMTMSWQLTLLTLICIPLLAYVALRFESRIHPAFQEMRLALSSLTTAVQENITGVRTVKSFAREPYEVDKFSTRNERYKTNQIHAATLWSRYFPIMEILASLSVVLLLIIGGRMVIQQTLTLGQLVAFFSLIWYIIGPMWGLGFHINNYTQSKASGERVLELLNTPVDVRESEDPVILKNDQVRGHVTFDAVTFAYGNKMPAVNNINFDAPPGTVIGFLGGTGSGKSTIIQLLMRAYNVSSGTIKLDGININDIGIRSLRSQIASVFQETFLFSSSIRNNISYGLKDVTMEEIERAAKLAKAHDFIMEFPEGYDTVVGERGMGLSGGQKQRIAIARALLKNPKILVLDDATSAVDMETEHEIQSGFQEVMRGRTTFIIAHRISSLRHADEILVLDEGRVVQRGTHQQLIQQPGPYQDVYHIQYADYIARGKREAGEQVNS; this is encoded by the coding sequence ATGGATGTTCTCAGGCAGCTGCAAACCTTTTTTTGGGAGAAGCGAAAGTATCTGTTTTTATCGATCTTATGCCTCGCCATAGCGACCGCACTCGGCCTTGTCTATCCGAACTTGCTGAGAATTCTGATCGACGATGTGATCGTTCCGCGCAATTTTGAAGACGTTCCCATACTTGCCTTGGCGGTGTTAGGTGTCGTTATCCTGAAGGCGGGAATGCAGTTTTTACACGGGTTTTTCGGCGGAAGGCTGGGTAACTACTTGGCATACCGTTTGCGCAATGCTTGTTATGAAAAGCTTCAGTTTTTATCCTTCCGTTATTATGACACAGCCAAAACGGGAGACTTGATGTCCCGCCTTACCGGAGACCTGGAAGCGATCCGCAACTTCATCGGATTTGGTTTCGCACAGATTCTCAACATGTTCCTGATGGTCATTTTCGGGGCCATCATGATGATGACCATGAGCTGGCAGCTTACTTTGCTGACATTGATCTGCATTCCGCTGCTCGCTTATGTCGCACTGCGATTCGAATCCCGGATACACCCTGCGTTCCAGGAAATGCGCCTGGCCCTCAGCTCGCTGACGACCGCAGTGCAGGAGAACATTACAGGCGTGCGCACCGTCAAATCGTTCGCCCGGGAACCTTATGAAGTCGACAAGTTTTCGACGCGGAATGAGCGCTACAAAACGAACCAGATTCATGCTGCAACCTTGTGGAGCCGGTATTTCCCGATCATGGAAATTTTGGCCTCGCTAAGCGTGGTGCTGCTGCTGATTATCGGGGGACGCATGGTTATACAGCAAACGCTTACCCTGGGTCAACTGGTTGCCTTTTTCAGTTTGATTTGGTACATAATCGGTCCAATGTGGGGTCTCGGCTTCCATATCAACAACTATACGCAATCCAAAGCTTCCGGCGAACGCGTGCTGGAGCTGCTGAATACACCCGTGGATGTCCGGGAATCGGAAGATCCCGTCATTCTGAAGAATGATCAGGTCCGCGGGCATGTTACGTTCGACGCCGTCACGTTTGCGTACGGCAACAAAATGCCAGCGGTAAACAACATTAATTTTGATGCGCCTCCAGGCACGGTCATCGGTTTCCTCGGTGGAACGGGTTCGGGTAAATCGACCATCATCCAGCTCTTAATGCGTGCCTACAACGTCAGTTCGGGGACGATTAAACTCGATGGCATCAACATCAACGATATCGGCATTCGCAGTTTGCGCAGCCAGATTGCTTCCGTATTCCAAGAGACGTTCCTGTTCTCCTCCAGCATTCGTAACAATATTTCCTACGGACTGAAGGACGTCACGATGGAAGAGATCGAGCGTGCGGCCAAATTGGCGAAGGCGCATGATTTCATTATGGAATTCCCGGAAGGCTACGACACGGTCGTTGGTGAACGGGGCATGGGACTTTCAGGAGGGCAGAAACAGCGGATTGCGATCGCAAGGGCACTGCTCAAAAATCCGAAAATTCTGGTGCTCGACGATGCAACCAGCGCGGTGGATATGGAAACCGAGCATGAAATTCAGTCCGGCTTCCAGGAAGTCATGCGTGGCAGAACGACGTTCATTATTGCGCACCGGATCTCCTCCTTGCGCCATGCCGATGAAATTCTGGTCCTTGATGAAGGCCGGGTGGTCCAACGAGGAACGCATCAGCAATTGATTCAACAACCTGGTCCGTACCAGGACGTGTATCATATCCAATATGCAGATTATATCGCCCGCGGCAAGCGTGAGGCTGGGGAGCAGGTGAATTCATGA